Proteins found in one Aspergillus chevalieri M1 DNA, chromosome 2, nearly complete sequence genomic segment:
- a CDS encoding putative RNA 3'-terminal phosphate cyclase (InterPro:IPR037136,IPR023797,IPR013792;~go_function: GO:0003824 - catalytic activity [Evidence IEA]) codes for MGVRLGQLATLSYPIANTKRPHDAPSSVSPVANTKPLDTHVCSTPLITDKKPLDTEVPGKPTARSSHIYINGSIYEGGGQVIRNAVTLAAVTSHPLTIHLIPIRRPGQKSLRDAHVAAIESHAEVNNSIVESAKIG; via the exons ATGGGCGTTCGGTTAGGGCAA CTCGCAACTCTATCATACCCAATCGCGAACACCAAACGTCCTCACGATGCCCCCTCGAGCGTATCACCAGTCGCGAATACCAAACCACTCGATACCCACGTCTGCTCCACGCCCCTGATCACGGACAAGAAGCCACTCGATACAGAAGTGCCTGGCAAGCCAACAGCCAGAAGCAGCCACATCTACATCAACGGCAGCATTTACGAGGGCGGTGGCCAGGTCATCCGCAACGCCGTCACCCTAGCAGCCGTAACTTCCCACCCTCTCACGATCCACTTGATCCCCATCAGACGACCTGGGCAGAAAAGCCTCAGAGACGCGCATGTCGCTGCCATTGAGTCTCATGCAGAAGTAAACAACAGCATCGTTGAAAGCGCAAAAATCGGGTAG
- a CDS encoding uncharacterized protein (COG:S;~EggNog:ENOG410PQEI) has product MLPSSLSARDRLRRTKSTRSIRRTRQPSFSSEPFDPDLARSQAMAAATQAMRRSNNRSSMDYRRSYDRLGGPENVAVPSRRRLTETASPMDEPSPNLSMACYMENQDTYPAALPPINEFGGLDGRMASQPSSYRKLRKAKSMFSTRQRAAPVPYGGISSEQYSSPVASQEGSADNARPHGTLRRSMSFLKGGSQRTRSIRHAKSQDVAIQLARTQFAQGRKPSLTTLRPRKEQKPFRKSFRNPSESITETGGTPVSERSKNGGAIHGKARSLSSSIKKGLKRVLGLSKPAEEQSQAPESPVVQNQWNYAHSSTPSSANQDYVPDSDYSYFNSPEERFVSPARPPTLRSSRSSESLATSRSRVTSWADSTVPNTVTTKRAGDMNSLSIIDENGTPGGRSRAGSPRPNTSIEGQRLYSALMKHIGRTQAEVPDEQIVLGRVKEHRPIPERTSSLRKCRSKQTIRQIPSDESLHSRLSYATANGGAITPQRLRPRQPKCHVQHGSRYSQNKEVDRPDDTSSVRRQPLGSLYEAGEDSDGAGSVIVDRSKNVDADSPSIYSRTTSGDSPTRNDQAAGRIVEAKEEPGMAMVYESQRTVYRSPKRAARSGSTATVQPSADWQKWMNSQIARIEHTPTREHYREDAQIHDDDETDEINALTRGMGSGSDTVKRFNPTISLSDTGEFSINMNAPATNNFSRPFSRSSSVRSTTKSQNQYAADHRDLECGSSLSLRTSSRHQTPESPTPKRNTTESPQQRMATRQYRRYQTSRMPMGRDAKSVPFRSIRDQRGYGPVTDENHSPISSKKMVDSFLDSRRRPIEMEMPGDDGTGAFI; this is encoded by the coding sequence ATGCTTCCCTCATCTCTCAGCGCAAGAGACCGACTGAGAAGAACAAAATCCACCCGTTCTATCCGCAGAACCCGCCAACCTTCATTCTCCTCAGAGCCCTTCGATCCCGACCTCGCCAGATCTCAGGCCATGGCAGCCGCTACTCAAGCCATGCGTCGCTCCAACAACCGATCGTCGATGGACTATAGACGCTCTTACGATCGATTGGGTGGCCCTGAGAACGTGGCTGTTCCTTCACGACGTCGGCTAACAGAGACTGCGTCTCCAATGGATGAGCCGTCGCCAAACCTGTCAATGGCCTGCTATATGGAGAACCAGGATACCTACCCCGCTGCTTTGCCGCCGATCAACGAGTTTGGGGGACTTGATGGGCGCATGGCCAGTCAGCCGTCGTCATATCGGAAGCTGAGAAAGGCCAAGTCTATGTTTTCTACGAGGCAGCGGGCAGCTCCTGTTCCTTATGGCGGGATTTCTTCGGAACAATACAGCAGTCCGGTCGCCAGTCAGGAGGGGTCGGCTGATAATGCTCGTCCTCACGGCACGCTGCGACGATCGATGTCTTTTCTTAAGGGCGGGAGCCAGCGGACTCGATCAATTCGACATGCGAAGAGTCAGGATGTTGCGATTCAGTTGGCCCGTACACAGTTTGCTCAAGGCCGCAAGCCGTCTTTGACTACGCTGAGGCCTAGGAAGGAGCAGAAACCGTTTAGAAAGTCTTTCCGTAACCCTAGTGAGTCTATCACGGAGACTGGTGGTACGCCAGTCAGCGAACGGTCCAAGAACGGCGGTGCGATTCACGGCAAGGCACGGTCTCTGTCTTCGTCCATCAAGAAAGGATTGAAGCGTGTCTTAGGACTTTCGAAGCCTGCTGAAGAGCAAAGCCAAGCACCGGAGTCGCCCGTTGTCCAAAACCAGTGGAACTATGCGCATTCTTCGACTCCGTCCAGCGCCAACCAAGACTACGTGCCTGACAGCGACTACTCTTATTTCAACAGTCCCGAAGAACGATTTGTCAGCCCTGCCCGGCCACCTACTCTGCGTAGTAGCCGCAGCTCTGAAAGTCTTGCTACGTCTCGATCGCGTGTCACAAGCTGGGCTGACTCGACCGTTCCGAACACTGTCACGACTAAGAGGGCTGGCGACATGAATTCATTGTCGATTATCGATGAGAATGGAACACCCGGTGGCAGGTCTAGAGCGGGATCTCCTAGACCCAATACATCTATTGAAGGTCAGCGGTTGTACTCTGCGTTGATGAAACACATTGGTAGAACCCAAGCGGAAGTTCCTGACGAACAAATTGTGCTTGGTCGTGTGAAGGAACATCGTCCGATTCCAGAGCGTACTTCGTCGCTTCGCAAATGTCGTAGCAAACAGACCATCCGCCAGATTCCGAGCGACGAATCATTGCATTCTCGATTGTCATATGCCACGGCCAACGGCGGCGCGATCACTCCTCAGCGACTAAGGCCACGCCAACCCAAATGTCATGTTCAACATGGATCGAGATACTCTCAAAACAAAGAAGTTGATCGACCCGACGATACTTCGAGTGTTCGCAGACAGCCGCTGGGCTCACTCTACGAGGCTGGAGAGGATTCCGACGGCGCTGGGAGCGTCATTGTTGATCGGTCGAAGAACGTTGATGCAGATTCCCCTAGTATATATTCCCGCACGACAAGTGGAGACTCACCTACAAGGAACGACCAAGCCGCTGGCCGTATTGTCGAAGCGAAAGAGGAACCAGGAATGGCGATGGTATACGAGAGCCAAAGGACTGTGTACAGGTCTCCGAAACGGGCAGCTCGTTCTGGATCTACTGCAACTGTGCAGCCGAGTGCTGACTGGCAGAAGTGGATGAACTCGCAGATTGCGAGGATCGAACATACTCCAACGCGAGAGCATTACCGAGAAGACGCGCAGATtcacgatgatgatgaaactGATGAAATCAATGCTCTCACACGTGGTATGGGGAGCGGCAGCGACACGGTGAAACGCTTCAATCCTACCATCAGCCTTAGCGATACTGGAGAGTTTTCGATCAACATGAACGCCCCTGCGACGAACAACTTCTCCCGACCGTTCAGTCGATCTTCAAGTGTCCGCAGTACAACAAAATCCCAGAATCAATATGCCGCAGACCACAGAGATCTGGAATGTGGATCCTCGCTGTCGCTAAGGACTAGTAGCCGACACCAGACCCCCGAGTCTCCTACTCCGAAAAGAAACACGACAGAATCTCCACAGCAGAGAATGGCCACAAGGCAGTATCGTCGTTACCAGACTTCCCGGATGCCGATGGGTCGCGATGCCAAATCAGTACCCTTCCGATCCATTCGCGACCAACGGGGCTACGGACCAGTAACAGACGAGAATCATTCCCCGATCTCCTCCAAGAAAATGGTTGATAGCTTTTTGGACAGCCGCCGGAGACCGATTGAAATGGAGATGCCGGGCGATGATGGTACAGGGGCGTTCATTTGA
- a CDS encoding uncharacterized protein (COG:T;~EggNog:ENOG410PH8C;~InterPro:IPR004148,IPR027267,IPR036028,IPR001452;~PFAM:PF03114,PF00018,PF14604,PF07653;~go_component: GO:0005737 - cytoplasm [Evidence IEA];~go_function: GO:0005515 - protein binding [Evidence IEA]), translated as MNRLNRQFVKLRKRSADENDVGILLHDFNEADNLLSKLIEDTSAWRDGWSAILNHQERVVSEFKSLYAPIPGNTSGLQTSTTPDDVTSRTTKLHEDYVQLRQDLLAELNAVDDSMIRPARAAKDYITPMKKTIKQRQDRKLDYEHYQSKYDGYAKKPKRSDRDNANMAKTEQELVNAQDMYNRADDTLRERLPRILEAIYSLLPRILAVQIRLQNTMLAHYYTILHTFAEDYQFMSPPPPMDQVILEWEESHLPVREEIENFRCLINGKARQGSTAANTNNPPSPPSLRAPPPANDYLSPGTTYDNDSTRPPSPANSYTQTIFSQPRNSIDTTYTIPESPETGPKSPSVYSTSTNTQPHRPSRIPSTSTIPTFNTPDYNNSNSPPKPLTPKPSSSNLSTTSFHTAKSSLSPALSSRASSISGVSATTTPMSTGYSPAGPSADYFTRQAASKPTTPKPALTTSSSKPQAPVCNNSIDQRISSLGAAAAAAATKKRPPPPPKPKVHLVTALYDFQGQSEDDLVFYEGDKIRVIEKTASSNDWWQGELRGVKGYFPANYVQ; from the exons ATGAACCGGTTAAACAGACAATTCGTGAAGCTCAGGAAGAGGTCAGCCGATGAGAACGATGTCGGAATCCTTCTTCACGATTTCAACGAGGCCGACAACCTGCTGTCCAAG CTGATCGAGGACACCTCCGCCTGGCGCGATGGCTGGTCAGCTATTCTCAACCATCAGGAGCGTGTCGTCAGCGAGTTCAAATCGCTGTATGCTCCCATCCCCGGGAATACCTCAGGCTTGCAAACCTCCACTACCCCGGATGATGTGACGTCACGCACCACCAAACTCCATGAGGACTATGTCCAGCTACGCCAGGACCTCCTGGCAGAGCTCAATGCCGTCGATGATTCCATGATTAGGCCCGCCAGAGCGGCCAAGGATTATATCACACCAATGAAGAAGACCATCAAGCAGCGTCAGGATCGCAAG CTGGACTACGAACACTACCAATCGAAATACGATGGCTACGCAAAGAAGCCCAAGCGATCGGACCGGGACAATGCCAACATGGCAAAGACAGAGCAGGAGCTGGTCAACGCCCAAGAT ATGTACAATCGCGCAGACGACACCCTCCGCGAACGTCTCCCTCGAATCCTCGAAGCAATCTACTCTCTGCTCCCACGCATCCTCGCCGTCCAGATCCGTCTCCAGAACACCATGCTGGCACACTACTACACCATCCTGCATACCTTTGCAGAAGACTACCAATTCATGTCTCCCCCACCACCCATGGACCAAGTCATCCTCGAATGGGAAGAATCACACCTTCCCGTTCGCGAAGAAATTGAAAACTTCCGGTGTCTCATCAACGGCAAAGCCAGACAAGGCAGCACCGCTGCCAACACAAACAACCCACCAAGCCCCCCTTCCCTCCGCGCACCACCGCCCGCGAACGACTACCTCTCCCCCGGAACCACCTACGACAATGACAGCACCCGTCCCCCAAGCCCCGCAAACAGCTACACCCAGACAATCTTCAGCCAGCCCCGCAACAGCATAGACACAACATACACCATCCCAGAGTCCCCAGAGACAGGCCCCAAATCGCCCTCCGTCTACAGCACCAGCACGAATACCCAACCCCATCGTCCCTCCCGCATCCCCTCCACATCCACGATCCCAACATTCAACACCCCCGACTACAACAACTCCAATTCCCCACCAAAACCCCTCACCCCAAAACCCTCCTCTTCAAACCTCTCCACAACATCCTTCCACACAGCCAAATCCTCCCTCTCCCCAGCCCTCTCCTCCAGAGCATCATCAATCTCTGGGGTCTCAGCAACCACAACCCCAATGAGCACGGGCTACTCCCCCGCCGGCCCAAGCGCGGACTACTTCACCCGCCAAGCCGCGTCAAAGCCAACAACCCCCAAACCAGCACTTACAACCTCGTCCTCTAAACCTCAGGCACCAGTCTGCAATAACTCAATCGATCAACGGATCTCCTCGCTCGGCgctgcggcagcagcggccgCGACGAAGAAAAGGCCGCCGCCTCCGCCAAAGCCGAAGGTTCATTTGGTGACGGCGTTGTATGATTTTCAGGGGCAGAGTGAGGATGATTTGGTTTTTTATGAGGGTGATAAGATTCGGGTTATTGAGAAGACGGCGAGTTCGAATGATTGGTGGCAGGGGGAGCTTAGGGGGGTGAAGGGGTATTTTCCGGCGAATTATGTGCAGTGA
- a CDS encoding uncharacterized protein (COG:S;~EggNog:ENOG410PRPS;~InterPro:IPR018838;~PFAM:PF10382), with translation MVSGSPSLTVPLTQSTAQVLKFRCLFTHDLRRKAKRWQDGFVRYHTFNKRVMVFDDQGNFVGDLHWRQEETIQDGDELELDKGVLIQVGESMEKTETDLSPLFERRKASQTSPSQPSQSQMRNFPTRLSQPSSQPSRSLNDLLGIRRTPIERFRSPHEQRPTPRPIQIPEESRPAKRQRTVPSQPAQRPAVIDLSGPSSVRAPTAKEPTKPTSRPERAQPPQPPPTAPNRPTPTPPITQPRAGKVPEEPSPASIRPTPAQPATVQPRRNPPPVSARLTPTPTTSHVTRSEQTQTSENARPSAHSSFSSDSTAATPRNTLQLSREKPRKKLMYRALLPDQADASETWPSEQREPQSVCDNVDSREDGTNRFREAAKPVDPGPVSTDVQMTSGDSTLDVLAEMIEDSPFESDVENETNAVKESSNQATKPALLKNNLPRPAPPDPCPEIPPAAVNHAARSIAIPPTPAKQSSRGFQKSYSDPSAFHTVNSIQSRQLPSSTLELLAEDSDEDEERDEEQTRDQVQEQGPWTAEALDLFDFWPPERPRPG, from the coding sequence ATGGTTTCCGGTTCCCCCAGCCTGACCGTGCCTTTAACTCAATCCACCGCACAGGTCCTGAAATTCCGATGCTTGTTCACCCACGATCTCCGCCGCAAGGCCAAACGCTGGCAAGATGGCTTCGTTCGCTACCACACCTTCAACAAACGCGTTATGGTCTTCGATGACCAGGGAAATTTCGTGGGTGATCTACATTGGCGACAAGAGGAGACGATCCAGGATGGGGACGAGTTGGAGTTGGATAAAGGAGTGTTGATCCAGGTCGGAGAGTCCATGGAGAAAACCGAGACGGATTTATCACCCCTGTTCGAGAGGAGGAAGGCTAGTCAGACTTCGCCGTCACAGCCGTCGCAGTCGCAAATGAGGAATTTTCCGACGCGATTGTCCCAGCCGTCGTCGCAGCCCTCGCGGTCTTTGAACGATCTCTTGGGCATTAGGCGGACTCCGATAGAACGGTTCAGATCGCCCCACGAACAACGTCCCACGCCACGACCGATTCAAATACCAGAAGAATCCAGACCCGCGAAGCGACAAAGAACAGTCCCTTCGCAACCTGCACAACGCCCAGCCGTGATCGACCTGTCTGGGCCGTCTTCCGTCCGGGCGCCCACAGCCAAAGAGCCAACAAAACCGACTTCACGACCTGAGCGCGCACAACCTCCACAACCACCGCCTACAGCTCCCAATCGTCCTACACCTACCCCACCAATCACACAACCACGAGCGGGAAAAGTACCAGAAGAACCATCGCCAGCTTCCATTCGACCTACACCTGCCCAGCCAGCCACAGTACAACCCCGAAGGAATCCTCCACCGGTATCCGCTCGACTTACACCTACACCAACCACGTCCCATGTTACCAGATCCGAGCAGACACAAACATCTGAAAATGCACGGCCCTCCGCGCACTCCTCATTCTCCAGCGACTCGACAGCGGCCACCCCGAGAAACACACTCCAGCTGTCGAGAGAAAAGCCTCGTAAGAAGTTAATGTACCGTGCGCTGTTACCCGACCAAGCAGACGCGTCGGAAACGTGGCCGTCGGAGCAAAGAGAGCCACAGTCAGTATGTGACAATGTGGATTCCCGCGAGGATGGGACTAACCGATTTAGGGAGGCAGCAAAACCCGTggatccgggtccggtctCCACTGATGTGCAAATGACATCGGGTGATTCCACTCTTGACGTCCTGGCCGAGATGATAGAAGACTCGCCATTTGAGTCGGATGTCGAGAATGAAACCAACGCTGTAAAAGAGTCTTCGAATCAAGCAACCAAACCAGCGCTTCTTAAAAACAATCTTCCACGACCAGCTCCACCAGATCCATGTCCGGAAATCCCCCCTGCTGCAGTCAACCACGCTGCACGCTCTATAGCAATCCCGCCAACACCTGCCAAACAATCTTCGCGTGGTTTTCAGAAATCCTATTCAGATCCTTCAGCCTTTCACACCGTCAATAGCATCCAGTCGCGTCAATTGCCATCAAGCACACTTGAGCTGCTCGCAGAGGATTcagacgaagatgaagaacgaGATGAAGAACAGACACGGGATCAAGTTCAAGAACAAGGTCCGTGGACGGCTGAGGCGTTGGATCTATTTGATTTCTGGCCGCCGGAGAGGCCTAGGCCTGGTTAA
- a CDS encoding class I SAM-dependent methyltransferase (COG:S;~EggNog:ENOG410PSXZ;~InterPro:IPR029063;~PFAM:PF13489,PF08241) — protein MSTPSTKDRIQSLTEPAMILSMAVKAYIHVLLESIPSGQISTLLIHPQTLRDEAFSRFWLGFSSTPTRSNPAQLEGSAALIPPLLSRVSGTVLDVGPGTGTQMPYLSARREDVKGIYGAEPCKGLHGELSARASMEGLDGKYHVLGCGVSAGELFPELRRVGLLHAMDGDGGVEEQMRRIKEKGGVFDTIICVRVLCSVPDLEQRARELYALLKPGGQLLVAEHVVNPWRTPKGSFIARIAQGVYELLGWRWFMGDCCMVRDTEGALKRAAEGDGGWEAVDMERSFGWSALPYISGVWVKK, from the exons ATGTCCACACCATCCACAAAAGACCGCATCCAATCCCTCACCGAACCAGCCATGATCCTCAGTATGGCTGTAAAAG caTACATCCACGTCCTTCTCGAATCCATCCCCAGCGGCCAAATATCAACCCTCCTTATCCACCCCCAAACCCTCCGCGACGAAGCTTTCAGTCGCTTTTGGTTGGGATTTAGCT caaccccaacaagatCAAACCCAGCCCAACTCGAAGGCTCTGCAGCGCTAAtcccaccactcctgtcccggGTCTCAGGGACAGTATTAGATGTTGGTCCCGGGACGGGGACGCAGATGCCGTATCTGTCTGCGCGACGGGAGGATGTTAAGGGTATTTATGGGGCTGAGCCGTGTAAGGGGTTACATGGGGAGTTGAGCGCGAGGGCGTCGATGGAGGGGTTAGATGGGAAGTATCATGTTCTTGGGTGTGGGGTTTCGGCGGGGGAGCTTTTTCCGGAGTTGCGGAGGGTGGGGTTATTGCATGCtatggatggggatggtggtgttgaggaACAGATGCGACGGATTAAGGAAAAGGGTGGTGTATTTGATACGATCATCTGCGTGCGCGTGCTTTGCTCTGTGCCTGATCTAGAGCAGCGCGCGAGGGAATTGTACGCCCTGCTCAAACCTGGTGGACAGTTACTTGTCGCGGAGCATGTGGTTAATCCGTGGAGAACGCCGAAGGGGTCGTTCATTGCGAGAATCGCGCAGGGTGTGTACGAGCTTTTGGGCTGGCGGTGGTTTATGGGGGATTGTTGTATGGTTCGGGATACGGAGGGTGCGTTGAAGAGGGCTGCGGAGGGGGATGGAGGGTGGGAGGCTGTGGATATGGAGAGGTCTTTTGGGTGGTCGGCTTTGCCGTATATTTCGGGGGTTTGGGTTAAGAAATAG